The Pricia mediterranea genome includes a window with the following:
- the menA gene encoding 1,4-dihydroxy-2-naphthoate octaprenyltransferase — MELPRKIKPWLHAARLRTLPLSISGVLVGTGLANYYGEADTLIFILSICTTIGLQVTSNFANDYGDGVRGTDNEDRIGPKRALQSGLLTPKKLKKGILVSVVIDVLLVVSLIYVAFGPQNLLFSAVFLILGAAGIWASLKYTIGRSAYGYRGLGDLFVLLFFGWVAVLGSMFLYTEALTPLATLPATAIGLLSVGVLNLNNLRDVFSDKKAGKNTLAVYMGFENAKIYHYLLLISAFTCTILFLNIQFGKWPLSYLPLLAFIPIFFHLIRIYRTTLPQSIDSELKKLALSTFFLAVLMYIICNIFS; from the coding sequence TTGGAGCTGCCACGCAAAATCAAACCTTGGCTCCATGCGGCAAGGTTAAGAACCCTACCGCTATCCATATCCGGCGTTTTGGTAGGTACCGGACTCGCCAATTATTATGGGGAGGCCGATACGCTGATTTTTATTCTTTCCATTTGTACCACCATAGGTTTACAGGTGACCTCTAATTTCGCCAACGACTACGGCGACGGGGTACGGGGTACCGACAACGAAGACCGCATAGGCCCAAAAAGAGCCTTACAAAGCGGTTTGCTTACCCCTAAGAAGCTGAAAAAGGGAATTCTGGTCTCAGTTGTAATCGATGTCCTGTTGGTCGTCTCCCTGATTTACGTCGCGTTCGGTCCTCAAAACCTACTCTTTTCGGCCGTTTTTTTGATTCTTGGCGCGGCGGGCATCTGGGCGTCCTTAAAATATACCATCGGTAGATCGGCCTACGGGTACAGGGGGTTGGGTGACCTATTCGTACTGCTGTTTTTCGGATGGGTAGCTGTACTTGGGTCTATGTTTTTATATACCGAAGCGCTAACACCTCTGGCAACATTACCCGCCACGGCTATCGGTTTGCTAAGTGTCGGAGTGTTGAACCTGAATAATTTGAGGGATGTCTTTTCCGACAAAAAGGCTGGAAAGAATACCTTGGCGGTTTATATGGGATTTGAAAATGCCAAAATATACCATTATCTCCTCCTGATTTCTGCTTTTACCTGCACGATTTTATTTCTAAATATCCAATTTGGTAAATGGCCCTTAAGCTATCTACCCCTTTTGGCTTTTATACCAATATTCTTTCATCTGATTCGGATTTATCGCACAACTTTACCCCAATCAATTGATTCGGAATTGAAGAAACTGGCCTTGAGCACATTCTTTTTGGCAGTGCTCATGTACATCATTTGTAATATTTTTTCGTAA
- a CDS encoding LytR/AlgR family response regulator transcription factor — protein sequence MEQPIKILIVEDNVIIADDMQSMLEEIGYEIVDNVIVYEQAEEVLKNQHVDLVLIDIILASDKTGIDLGKHIRKNYDIPFIFVTSNSDRATVENAKSVKPNGYLVKPFEQQDLYTSIEIALSNFTRSDKSGSASSPDADEGVAMSNTVLKDSIFVKKQHLYYRIQFSDIRFIKADNVYLEVNTIDKKFLVRSPLKDYLEKLPKNKFYRAHKSYIVNVDHIDAINSRDIMIKDTLIPISKDFKEFIISAMNS from the coding sequence TTGGAACAGCCCATCAAAATACTTATCGTTGAAGACAATGTAATTATCGCCGATGATATGCAGTCGATGCTTGAGGAAATCGGCTATGAAATCGTCGATAACGTTATCGTTTACGAACAGGCGGAAGAAGTTTTGAAGAACCAACATGTCGATTTGGTTCTTATTGATATCATTCTGGCCTCTGACAAAACCGGTATCGACCTAGGAAAACATATCCGAAAAAATTACGACATACCGTTTATTTTCGTGACTTCGAATTCCGATAGGGCGACCGTTGAAAACGCAAAATCCGTAAAGCCAAACGGTTATTTGGTAAAGCCTTTCGAACAGCAAGACCTGTATACATCCATTGAAATTGCACTGTCCAATTTTACACGTTCCGATAAATCCGGAAGTGCCTCCAGTCCGGACGCGGATGAAGGAGTAGCTATGTCGAACACAGTATTGAAAGACTCCATTTTTGTAAAAAAGCAACACCTTTATTACCGTATTCAATTTAGCGATATCCGTTTTATCAAGGCGGATAACGTGTATTTAGAGGTAAACACGATAGATAAGAAATTTCTGGTGCGTTCCCCGTTAAAGGATTACCTGGAAAAACTACCTAAAAATAAGTTTTACAGGGCCCATAAGTCCTACATTGTCAATGTGGATCACATCGATGCCATTAATTCAAGGGATATCATGATTAAGGATACGCTAATCCCTATATCCAAGGATTTCAAGGAATTTATTATCTCCGCCATGAACTCCTAG
- a CDS encoding sensor histidine kinase: MKKLLNQKSILLLLLLLGAVLGRAQQEPDSGQSVFQEFQDLDSAEERFLFFLETSDRYSENSIYDWLDEVNLYLRAAVQDDDAETIRKYQLIRACIYSDLGDYDKSQALAKDLHLDIDKFDMFFKSKLLELMDSNYGQLALYPKQVEVRNEIRELGITKEVIFYDIYANLGMYRRALDDYIEKVKRTIEENDFYAQAEYFNMLGNFLRLDESTPTALTNYKKAKGFITVFLNDATRTEDGAKQAEAILLNGLIDGNMGKCYVQLKQYEDAIPHLEGAISTIKEYGNGALTDELTENSLAISECYLQLEDYNKATNYLSDDLTTKTTENKIRKNRLLSIYYDKTADYENAARYLRKELRIRDSVSGNESELRLQQVATVMRQDLDISKEIVEKQKLDLAKSRAEMLAQERTSNLVLISFFFTLLGFAGLVYAYLKSIKNQRLIAEQKYIIETSLVEKDSLLKEIHHRVKNNLQMVSSLLSLQTRNTRSKAAIVALEEGKSRVKAMALIHQKLYQNEDLSVIEMQGYIESLINSVQSVYRKGGHNIEINIDAEDVELDIDRAIPFGLILNELVSNTFKYAFPEDDGHGKITIKIQKVEGREGYFEYSDNGIGLPDDTENLGDSSMGLRLMNRLANQLQTSLNIDRQVEGVRYWFNFR, translated from the coding sequence ATGAAAAAACTGTTAAACCAAAAATCTATTCTATTACTGCTCCTTTTGTTGGGGGCCGTTTTAGGTAGGGCGCAGCAAGAACCTGATTCCGGGCAAAGTGTTTTTCAGGAATTCCAAGACCTCGATTCCGCTGAAGAGCGCTTCCTCTTCTTTTTGGAGACCTCCGACCGGTATAGCGAAAATTCCATCTACGATTGGCTCGATGAGGTAAATCTATATCTGCGTGCAGCGGTCCAGGATGACGATGCTGAAACCATCCGAAAGTATCAGCTGATTCGGGCCTGCATTTATTCCGATTTGGGCGATTACGACAAGAGCCAGGCACTGGCAAAAGACCTTCATCTCGACATTGATAAGTTCGACATGTTCTTTAAGTCCAAGTTGTTGGAATTGATGGACAGTAATTACGGGCAGTTAGCCCTGTATCCCAAACAGGTAGAGGTACGGAACGAGATTCGTGAATTGGGTATTACCAAGGAAGTCATTTTTTATGACATTTACGCAAATTTGGGTATGTATCGCAGGGCCTTGGACGATTATATCGAAAAGGTCAAAAGAACCATTGAGGAAAATGACTTCTATGCCCAAGCGGAATATTTTAATATGTTAGGGAATTTTCTAAGGTTGGACGAGTCCACGCCCACTGCCTTGACCAACTACAAAAAAGCAAAGGGTTTTATAACGGTATTTTTAAACGATGCTACCCGTACGGAAGATGGGGCAAAGCAGGCCGAGGCCATCTTGCTGAACGGTCTGATCGACGGCAACATGGGCAAATGTTACGTGCAGCTAAAGCAGTATGAAGATGCTATCCCGCATTTAGAAGGGGCGATCTCCACGATCAAGGAATATGGAAACGGTGCCCTTACCGACGAACTAACCGAAAACAGCCTGGCCATTTCCGAATGTTACCTGCAGCTGGAAGATTATAACAAGGCTACGAACTATCTGAGTGACGACTTGACGACCAAGACCACAGAGAATAAGATTCGCAAGAACAGGCTATTATCGATTTACTACGATAAGACCGCAGATTACGAAAATGCGGCACGCTACTTGAGAAAAGAGCTTCGTATACGGGACTCCGTCAGCGGAAACGAATCCGAACTCCGACTGCAACAAGTCGCCACGGTCATGCGGCAAGACCTTGACATTTCAAAGGAGATCGTGGAAAAACAAAAACTTGATCTTGCAAAGTCGCGGGCCGAGATGCTCGCCCAAGAACGAACGAGCAACTTAGTGCTTATTTCCTTCTTTTTTACGCTATTGGGTTTCGCCGGCCTTGTTTACGCCTACCTCAAGAGTATCAAGAATCAACGCTTGATCGCCGAACAGAAATACATCATCGAGACGTCCCTGGTCGAGAAAGATTCCTTGTTAAAAGAAATTCACCATCGGGTCAAGAACAATCTCCAGATGGTATCGAGCCTCTTGAGCCTGCAGACCAGAAATACTCGCAGTAAGGCTGCAATCGTAGCGTTGGAAGAGGGCAAGAGCCGGGTCAAGGCCATGGCGCTAATACATCAAAAATTATATCAGAACGAGGATCTATCCGTGATCGAGATGCAGGGGTACATAGAGAGCTTGATCAATAGCGTGCAGTCCGTTTACCGAAAAGGTGGCCATAATATAGAGATTAACATCGATGCAGAAGACGTAGAACTCGATATCGATAGGGCCATCCCATTCGGACTGATTTTGAACGAGTTGGTTTCGAATACCTTTAAGTACGCCTTTCCTGAAGATGATGGGCATGGTAAGATTACCATAAAAATACAAAAGGTGGAAGGACGGGAAGGTTATTTTGAATATTCCGATAATGGCATCGGCCTTCCCGATGACACCGAAAACTTGGGCGATTCATCTATGGGGCTGCGTCTGATGAACCGACTGGCAAATCAACTTCAGACCAGCCTGAATATTGATAGACAGGTAGAGGGCGTCCGCTATTGGTTCAACTTCAGGTAA
- a CDS encoding o-succinylbenzoate synthase: MEARFRKYVLDFKRPSGTSRGVMRHKETWFLILEENGRLGIGECGLLRGLSCDDIDGYEEKLAWTCANIHLGREALWEALTDYPSIQFGMEQAFLSLTSKTPFELFPSQFTRKERPIPINGLVWMGDEGFMHEQIEQKLAQGFRCIKMKIGAIDFNKEVALLASIRKRYTEGHIELRVDANGAFEVSQALKKLQVLAAYDLHSIEQPIPQGNPQAMKKLCEVSPIPIALDEELIGVKSITDKQELLETIRPQYIILKPSLIGGYQGSGAWIDLAEKFNIAWWVTSALESNIGLNAIAQWTYTLDNTMPQGLGTGSLYTNNFESPLEVQNGKIYYRSGASWQSDLIQKLCT; this comes from the coding sequence ATAGAAGCCCGTTTTAGAAAATACGTCCTTGATTTTAAACGTCCCAGCGGAACTTCGCGCGGAGTGATGCGCCATAAGGAAACTTGGTTTCTCATTTTAGAAGAAAATGGAAGATTGGGTATCGGGGAATGCGGTCTGTTAAGGGGGTTGAGCTGTGACGATATCGATGGCTATGAGGAAAAATTAGCATGGACCTGCGCTAACATCCACTTGGGACGCGAGGCGCTCTGGGAAGCCTTAACCGATTATCCCAGTATCCAATTCGGGATGGAGCAGGCTTTTTTATCCTTAACATCCAAAACTCCCTTTGAGCTTTTTCCATCACAATTTACGCGGAAGGAACGTCCCATCCCCATTAACGGACTCGTTTGGATGGGCGACGAAGGCTTTATGCACGAACAGATCGAGCAAAAATTGGCGCAGGGTTTCCGATGTATCAAAATGAAGATCGGGGCCATCGATTTCAACAAGGAGGTGGCGTTGTTGGCTTCCATCCGAAAAAGATACACCGAAGGGCATATCGAACTCCGGGTCGATGCCAATGGGGCTTTCGAAGTTTCGCAAGCCTTGAAAAAACTACAGGTATTGGCGGCCTATGATTTGCATTCGATCGAGCAGCCCATTCCACAGGGCAATCCGCAGGCCATGAAAAAGCTCTGCGAGGTATCGCCAATTCCCATTGCGCTGGACGAGGAGTTGATCGGCGTAAAATCAATAACGGACAAGCAAGAATTGCTAGAGACCATTAGACCGCAGTATATCATTTTAAAACCCAGTTTGATAGGCGGCTATCAAGGGAGCGGGGCGTGGATCGATCTGGCCGAAAAATTCAATATTGCGTGGTGGGTCACCAGTGCCCTTGAAAGTAATATCGGTCTGAACGCCATCGCGCAATGGACGTATACCTTAGACAATACCATGCCACAAGGCTTGGGTACGGGAAGTCTCTATACCAACAACTTTGAGAGTCCCCTTGAGGTACAAAACGGCAAAATTTACTATAGATCCGGGGCGAGTTGGCAGTCGGACTTAATTCAAAAACTATGTACATAG
- a CDS encoding CPBP family intramembrane glutamic endopeptidase, protein MYIAQAYKGLSETWRYILGIFAVFLCWQIIGGIPLLAALLLKADSLAVVASGDLGVMANILGSNTFLFLMLLAFAIGLLSLFLYVRFVHKQSIKQLTTSRKKVDWNRILIAFLLWAVISTVFIFIDVQLSPEDYVFNFEPMPFLILAVIAIVMIPIQTSMEEYYIRGYLMQGLGVMSKNRWLPLLVTSLLFGIMHLFNPEVEKLGYGILIFYIGTGFFLGILTLMDEGLELALGFHAANNLTAALLVTADWTAFQTNSIYRDVSDPVLGWDVLVPVFVVYPILLLIFSRKYKWTDWKTRLTGKVPPEDIFLAQHADDTIPPKHT, encoded by the coding sequence ATGTACATAGCACAGGCGTATAAGGGCTTAAGCGAAACTTGGAGGTATATTTTGGGCATTTTTGCCGTTTTTCTTTGCTGGCAGATTATCGGGGGTATTCCCTTGTTGGCCGCCCTGTTGTTAAAAGCGGATTCCCTAGCGGTCGTAGCGAGCGGGGATTTGGGCGTTATGGCGAACATCCTGGGTTCGAACACCTTTTTGTTCTTAATGCTATTGGCATTTGCCATTGGCTTACTTTCCCTATTCCTGTATGTAAGATTTGTACATAAGCAAAGCATAAAACAGCTGACCACCTCTAGAAAAAAGGTGGATTGGAACAGAATACTCATTGCTTTTCTGCTCTGGGCGGTCATTTCTACGGTTTTCATTTTCATCGACGTCCAACTTTCCCCGGAAGACTATGTATTTAACTTTGAGCCGATGCCGTTTTTGATTCTCGCGGTAATCGCCATTGTGATGATCCCGATCCAGACCAGTATGGAAGAATACTATATCCGGGGTTATCTGATGCAGGGTCTGGGGGTCATGTCCAAGAACAGGTGGTTGCCGCTGCTGGTCACCTCGTTGCTTTTCGGGATCATGCATCTTTTCAATCCCGAAGTGGAAAAATTGGGTTATGGAATCTTGATTTTTTATATCGGAACGGGTTTTTTCTTGGGAATTCTTACTTTGATGGATGAGGGATTGGAGCTCGCCTTAGGTTTCCATGCCGCGAACAACCTTACCGCCGCGCTTTTGGTGACCGCTGATTGGACGGCCTTTCAAACGAATTCCATCTATCGCGATGTGTCAGATCCCGTTTTGGGATGGGATGTATTGGTGCCAGTTTTTGTGGTGTATCCTATTTTACTTTTAATCTTCTCCCGTAAATATAAATGGACGGATTGGAAAACCCGCCTTACTGGCAAAGTGCCCCCGGAGGACATTTTTTTAGCACAACATGCCGATGACACTATCCCACCAAAACATACATAA
- a CDS encoding AMP-binding protein gives MTLSHQNIHNRFKLNGVAYTREEIREVGHNLVKEGEAFEKDIGDFLLDWCDDKDSIMVQTSGSTGTPKSIWLKKQHMVNSARATGQFFGLQPGDSALLCLPATYIAGKMMLVRAMVLGLEIDCSPPASNPLQDNPQRYDFCAMVPLQLENALDEIERISTLIVGGAPLSQGLYRSVQEKSKFQKRKTEIFETYGMTETITHIALKRITAGPVNSFGEMAGKTEAQISKPERVASVVPFSEMRKAGFKTLPKVTVSTDDRGCLVIEAPLINDAPVITNDIVELISDTEFRWLGRYDNVVNSGGVKLYPEQIESKLTGIIASRFFVVGVPDQKLGQKLVLVVEWKEKRVREDEMVRESNETGKAGTEGKAETQAKAKSHAKAGTEGIAGGLETVTAKENLLQEIKSLKILDRFEVPKEIFYVPQFQHTRSGKIRRKATLALAL, from the coding sequence ATGACACTATCCCACCAAAACATACATAACCGTTTTAAGCTCAACGGCGTAGCCTACACCCGGGAAGAAATCCGAGAGGTTGGCCATAACCTCGTCAAGGAAGGTGAGGCTTTCGAAAAGGACATAGGCGATTTTCTGTTGGATTGGTGCGACGATAAGGACTCCATCATGGTTCAAACCTCAGGTTCGACCGGAACCCCGAAGTCGATCTGGCTGAAGAAACAGCATATGGTCAACTCCGCCCGGGCCACGGGGCAATTCTTCGGACTGCAGCCCGGCGATTCCGCCCTGCTTTGCCTGCCCGCAACCTATATTGCGGGTAAGATGATGTTGGTTCGCGCCATGGTATTGGGACTGGAAATCGATTGCAGTCCCCCGGCCTCCAACCCGTTGCAAGACAACCCCCAACGCTACGATTTTTGTGCCATGGTGCCCTTGCAATTGGAGAACGCCTTGGACGAAATCGAACGAATCTCGACCCTGATCGTAGGGGGAGCCCCGTTATCCCAAGGCTTGTATCGTAGCGTACAAGAAAAATCGAAATTCCAAAAGCGTAAGACCGAGATTTTTGAGACCTACGGGATGACCGAGACCATCACCCACATCGCACTGAAACGAATTACCGCTGGTCCGGTCAATTCTTTTGGTGAGATGGCCGGAAAGACCGAAGCCCAAATCAGCAAGCCGGAAAGAGTTGCAAGCGTAGTACCGTTTTCTGAAATGAGAAAGGCGGGTTTTAAGACCCTGCCAAAGGTCACCGTTTCTACCGATGACCGCGGATGTCTCGTCATTGAGGCCCCGCTTATAAACGATGCCCCCGTAATCACGAACGATATTGTCGAACTGATTTCCGATACCGAGTTCCGATGGTTAGGGCGGTACGACAACGTCGTCAACTCTGGAGGCGTAAAGCTCTATCCTGAACAGATCGAGTCAAAGTTGACCGGGATAATTGCCTCCCGATTTTTCGTTGTCGGAGTGCCGGATCAAAAATTGGGACAAAAATTGGTGCTGGTCGTAGAATGGAAGGAAAAGCGAGTTCGGGAAGACGAAATGGTTCGGGAATCGAATGAAACAGGAAAAGCGGGAACGGAAGGAAAGGCCGAAACCCAAGCTAAGGCCAAATCTCATGCGAAAGCCGGAACCGAAGGGATTGCCGGGGGATTAGAAACCGTAACGGCAAAGGAGAACCTGCTTCAGGAAATAAAAAGCCTGAAAATCTTGGACAGGTTCGAGGTGCCCAAAGAAATTTTCTACGTCCCGCAATTCCAACATACCCGGAGTGGAAAAATACGTCGAAAGGCAACCTTGGCCTTGGCTTTGTAG
- a CDS encoding M24 family metallopeptidase → MKKIILLCYFFAFIPASAQQILPEVERARVVDEILADRFDNLLPKLMDRTGIDMWIVISREYNEDPVLRTMLPSTWLNARRRTILLFYRNTKNNTLEKLAVARYDVGKNIKSAWDKEKEPDQWKRLMQLIEARDPDKIGLNFSEDFNIADGLDKTDYEGFMRHLPKKFQDRVVSAEPLAVRWIETRTEREMVIYDQLVSITHDIIAEAFSEKVITPGITTTTEVEWWMRQKVTDLGLETWFHPTVDVQRAKNELVGHLYSFSGRPDDTVILPGDLVHCDFGITYLRLNTDCQELAYVLKPGEKEAPTFLREGLKAGNQVQDYLTQNMVKGRTGNEILQKALEAAKASGLRPSIYTHPLGLYGHSAGTTIGMWDAQDGVLSADGESYPLNPNTVYAIELNTTITVPEWKRDIRIMLEEAGFFGEDGFRYVNGRQTELLLIPRVRSHQEK, encoded by the coding sequence ATGAAAAAGATCATCCTACTCTGCTATTTTTTCGCTTTTATCCCTGCAAGCGCCCAACAGATATTACCAGAAGTCGAAAGAGCGAGGGTAGTGGACGAAATTTTAGCCGATCGGTTCGATAATCTGCTTCCGAAACTGATGGACCGGACGGGAATCGATATGTGGATCGTCATCTCGCGGGAGTACAACGAGGATCCGGTGTTGCGGACCATGTTGCCGTCTACATGGCTCAACGCCCGGCGCAGAACAATCCTTCTTTTTTACAGGAATACCAAGAACAATACGCTAGAAAAATTGGCGGTGGCACGCTACGATGTGGGCAAAAACATTAAATCCGCTTGGGACAAGGAAAAAGAACCGGATCAATGGAAGCGCCTGATGCAGCTGATCGAAGCCCGCGACCCGGATAAAATAGGGTTAAACTTTTCGGAGGATTTCAATATTGCCGATGGACTCGATAAAACCGATTACGAAGGATTTATGCGGCACCTTCCGAAAAAATTCCAAGATCGAGTGGTGTCCGCCGAGCCCTTGGCCGTGCGCTGGATCGAGACCCGTACCGAACGGGAGATGGTCATCTATGACCAGTTGGTATCCATTACCCACGATATCATTGCCGAGGCCTTTTCGGAAAAGGTCATTACCCCGGGCATCACCACGACTACCGAGGTCGAATGGTGGATGCGCCAAAAAGTGACGGATCTGGGACTGGAAACCTGGTTTCACCCTACGGTCGATGTGCAACGGGCGAAGAACGAACTGGTGGGGCATCTCTACTCTTTTTCCGGGCGCCCCGACGATACCGTTATCCTCCCCGGAGATCTGGTCCACTGTGATTTCGGGATTACCTATTTACGGCTGAACACCGATTGCCAGGAATTGGCCTATGTGCTAAAACCAGGCGAAAAGGAAGCCCCCACGTTCTTAAGGGAAGGATTAAAGGCCGGAAACCAGGTACAGGATTACCTTACCCAAAATATGGTAAAGGGCCGCACCGGAAACGAAATCCTACAGAAAGCCCTTGAAGCGGCAAAAGCTTCTGGATTGCGTCCATCCATCTACACTCATCCATTAGGATTGTACGGCCACTCCGCCGGCACCACCATCGGTATGTGGGATGCGCAAGATGGGGTACTATCAGCTGATGGCGAAAGCTACCCCCTTAATCCCAATACGGTTTACGCCATCGAGCTGAACACCACTATTACGGTCCCCGAATGGAAAAGGGACATCCGTATCATGCTAGAGGAAGCGGGTTTCTTCGGGGAGGACGGCTTTCGGTATGTCAACGGTCGCCAAACCGAATTGCTGCTGATTCCCCGGGTACGGTCCCATCAGGAAAAATAA
- a CDS encoding multidrug effflux MFS transporter, producing MRYTNFRPDLENVKRHHENVNPNFEFIAMMASLMSIVALAIDALLPAISEIGIDINSLDPTDNQLLITMIFLGLGVGQLFFGPLSDSFGRKPIVYIGFGLFTVASVICVLAPSLETMILGRVLQGIGLSAPRTIAISIIRDTYKGDYMARIMSFVTAFFILVPVVAPAIGKAIMDLFGWEAIFYVQLFFALIVAIWFWRRQAETLRPRYRIPFSGSVFINGLTEFSKYRESIAFTITSGFITGSFLVYLSAAQHVFENQYGLVESFPYIFAGLACSVGLSTFLNGTLVMRFGMRNLALMAVTAFCAIALLYVFVFYDSPNPNVAVLVLFLFTQFFCLGFLWGNFRSIAMEPIGHIAGIGAAINGFVSTVMAVPIANFIGSFVEDTVWPMFLGLAICGMISLGIMLTVRRRNKILAAA from the coding sequence ATGCGGTATACAAACTTTAGACCAGACCTCGAAAACGTCAAACGGCATCATGAAAACGTAAACCCAAACTTTGAGTTTATCGCCATGATGGCCTCTTTGATGTCCATCGTTGCCCTGGCCATAGACGCGCTGTTACCTGCCATCTCTGAAATCGGAATCGACATCAACAGCTTGGATCCTACGGACAATCAGTTACTGATTACCATGATATTTTTAGGCCTCGGGGTCGGGCAACTGTTCTTCGGGCCCCTGTCCGACAGTTTTGGCCGGAAACCCATTGTCTATATCGGATTCGGCCTTTTCACGGTTGCTAGCGTCATTTGTGTGCTCGCCCCCTCGCTTGAAACCATGATTCTAGGACGCGTGTTGCAGGGCATCGGGCTATCGGCGCCGCGTACTATTGCGATATCGATTATTCGCGATACCTACAAGGGCGATTATATGGCCAGGATCATGTCTTTCGTCACGGCATTTTTTATTCTAGTGCCGGTCGTTGCCCCCGCTATCGGCAAAGCGATTATGGATCTCTTTGGATGGGAGGCTATTTTCTACGTGCAATTGTTTTTTGCCCTGATCGTGGCCATTTGGTTCTGGAGGCGACAGGCCGAGACCCTCAGGCCGCGATATAGGATACCTTTCTCGGGAAGTGTCTTTATAAACGGACTCACGGAATTTTCAAAATATAGGGAATCCATCGCCTTTACTATTACCTCGGGCTTTATCACCGGTTCGTTCCTCGTTTATCTCAGCGCCGCGCAGCACGTTTTCGAGAACCAGTACGGACTTGTAGAATCTTTCCCGTACATCTTTGCGGGCTTGGCCTGCTCGGTAGGGCTTTCTACCTTTTTAAATGGTACGTTGGTGATGCGCTTCGGTATGAGAAACCTGGCATTAATGGCCGTGACCGCATTTTGTGCGATAGCCCTGCTTTACGTATTCGTTTTTTACGATAGTCCGAATCCGAACGTGGCGGTGCTGGTGCTATTTCTGTTCACCCAGTTTTTCTGCCTGGGCTTTTTATGGGGCAATTTTCGTTCCATTGCCATGGAGCCGATTGGCCATATCGCAGGTATCGGCGCAGCGATCAACGGATTCGTTTCCACCGTTATGGCCGTTCCAATCGCCAACTTTATCGGCAGTTTTGTAGAGGATACGGTGTGGCCGATGTTCTTAGGGCTCGCCATCTGTGGAATGATATCGCTCGGAATTATGCTAACTGTCCGAAGGCGGAATAAGATTTTAGCTGCCGCTTAA